The Lycium barbarum isolate Lr01 chromosome 4, ASM1917538v2, whole genome shotgun sequence nucleotide sequence AAATCGAGTTCATAAAAAAATGTGAATTTGCTAAAAGAGAATTTCTTTTCCACATGGGCAGCCAAGTCATTGTTTTGTCCACGTTGACAGCTTGTGTGGAGGGCTGTTAGTAGTAAGGGTATATGTGGTCCCAAAATTAAGCGGCAGGGGTAAAATTGCTACCAGAACTTAATGAAGGATAAAAGTGGTCTCTTTTCGAtagtttaagggtatttttgacccatttCCATTTCCCTAATAAGcatattgtttcttttctttttaaacacaTTCTATTCCTAATAAAAATGTATTTTTAAAGTACCTTTCTTGTTTCTAATGAAAAAGTGGGAAGTAATTTTTTCCTTCTTAATATCGTTTTATCAGTTAAAATAGAAAAACCCCTATGTACTTTTTAAACTGGTTATATAAGTCAGATATATGAGATCATAGCAACTCCATCATTAATTTTCATTTagataatgataaaaaaaaagtttttaataaaataggaaatattttatttcttaatCTTTTCCGTGAATTGAAGAAGGATAGCACTTGCTTATACAATTTTTGGTGTCAATCATATCTCACCCGAGTTTGGGGGTGTGACATTATGTACTTCAATAATATTTGATCCTAAGGTGCATGAGAGATTGGTTTAATAGTTTTCCCATAAGGACATTTTAATATATCATATGTTCACCAATTCATTGGATTCTTAATAAATATAAATTGATTTATCAAAATATCATCCATAACTCTAgtaaagagagattgattttatattttatatgacaagaaaaaaatgaaaaaactgaCAAAACCGCAAAAACCAAACCGATTTAGTTTAGCTTGATTTTGGTTTTGGGCCAAAACCAACACCCCTAGTTTCCGGTACTTCTAAGCAATGATGTTAAAAGCAATCAAGCAACAATGACAAAACAGAATACTGTTTCTTAAAAGTGAAAAAGGATAATAGTTTCCATTACTTGAAAAATAACAATCCATCATCAATACATCAAATTAAAGAAGTGGAAGACCAAGAAAGCCATAaaaaagcatgaaatacagacaTCTCATTCCCAATGGGAGAATCAATGCAAATACATCTAAACAATAGATTCTTGAAATTCACTAATTAGTTTATTTCCTACTTCTGCCTCTTATATATCTTTCCCAAGAATGAGTGTAGCACTGCTTGCACTGCTTTACTTGGATGAGCTGCAATAGAGCTGGTCAGCTTTTCGTAGGATTTCTTCTCGTATTCCAGAAATACTTCCTACAAATTTGAGAAGAAGATAATTAAAAGCTGAAGAACTATGTTTCAACTCTTGGGCGTCAAGTGAGATCGACCACTTGCTAAGAGAAGAACACAATGACTGCATAAAACTTTTGTTTTATCTCAGGAAGTAAGAGCAGAGACAAACCAAAACTATGATGGCTAGGGGGGAAAAAGTGGAATACCTCAAGTTTGAGATCATTATAGAGTGTCTTTATTTTAGCAATACAAGCAGGGTCATCTTTTCCATAGTTCTCCTGCAAAACAAGCTCTTCTTAATTAGCATATTCAAACAGAACAAATTTGTGATAAATGAACCAAGGGATAACAAGTTTCGAGCTTACATATAATAACTTCTTTTGCTCCTCGTTGCAGAGTTCTACAGCTTTCACTACCAACCAAGAACACTTGAAATCCTGAATGTCAGTGCCAATCTGATAGCAAAAGAGGTCACCATAAGATTTCTATTCTTTTTCAAGTTACAATAGCTCTCTGCTTACTTTAAAGGAGCTTTGTACTATCAGCTTCCTTTACAACATACCTTACCCAGCACCTCTGGGTCAGCAAAACAGTCCAGATAATCATCCTACAAAGTCAAGAAAGCTACTAGTCAGATTCTGTAGCATGAAAGCACAAGCGCTGTGAAACTGAGTTTTATCGATGGGTCTTAGGTATATTGGAAACTAAATTAGATGGAGATTTCAAGCCACTGTATCCAAGACCAAATTCATTACTCTGTTGGCAATGTACAAATTCTTTTCACAGTTTGACCACATGAAGCAAGTGCCCTTTTGTCTCTGCAATGTTTCTCAAACTTCGTAAAAAATACCACTTATGATTTGAAAATAGGCCAAATTAAATAGTTTCCATTTTGTTCCATGGCGAATGTTCATTTTTCCTCATCAAAGGTCAATTTCCAATTGATATAAATATAGAACTTTATGCACAATGGAAGTTATTAGGGAGTGGTTTCAATTCTCACCTGAACTTGAAAATAGATTCCCATATCAATAAGTATGTTCTTGACATCAACATGTTTGTCAAGATTCTCCCCTGCCATAAGAAGTGCACATGCAACCTGGAGATCTTAACGGTGAGTACTCCGGATGTGTCTTATATACAAGTTAAACTTTGTCTTATATACAAATTAAACTTTGAGGCACATTCTATGATTCTTAACAGATAACTTTTGCAAAAAGGACCAGAATAGTTAAACACAAAACTAGCCGCATATGATTTTCAAAAACTGAAAGGTATTTCTTAAGTTAACTCAGATAGACATCAAAATAAGAGGCTCCGCTATGCCTTTCCGGTAGTTGCATATAGTTAAATATAATTTGAAGAAGATCAGAACTTTGAAATGTTTTAAGAGAACATTAATCTCAAATCAACAAGGATaccatttaagaaaaaaaataggaAGCAAGTGTTTAGAAACATAATAGACATGTAATCATTGTCAAAATAGCACGATAAGCTGTGAACCCAATTGAAAGGAAGATTTGTACTCACTGGGAGGTAAAATGAATAATAAGCAGTTTTATACTGGACAATCCGGCGATGACTGCACATAAATCACATCATTATCAAGTTAAATCATGCAAGAAATAATGAAAGCAGAAGAATTGCACGAGTCTTGAAAAAGTCCCCTTACATAGGCAATGAATACTTTGATAAATCTTTCTCTCCTACAAGTGTTGTGATCAAATCTATCATTTGTCCAGACGCAGTCTGGAACTCTACCTGTCAGAATATGTCCACAAagcaaaagagaaaaaacaaaaaGTTCAGCGTTATATGAGGTCTAATTCAAAGGCCTTTTGTGTGAAAAGAATCCTACCTCATTAAATAAATCTAGAAGATCAACATAATAAGGCTTTGGTCTGAAGTGATTCTTCAGAATTCTCGTGATGTGGTTGCGAAGAAGTATGCCATCATTAACAGCAATCATGCCAACCTATAACAAACATTGAAACATAAACGACTGGGTAAAAAAGAATGATGAGCAGGTATTGCACATGAAAGCACAAAGAGGAACAAACAGTAATTTCTTTGTGTAGGCCCGCACCTTTGGCAATTTGTACCAGCATGGCTGACCTCGACGTGTATGAGAGCCATCCATTATATCATCAAGAACAAGGAAGTATGCTTGAAGCTGCAACATACATTGCACTAATCACACACttgaaaagaagaaagacggaactaaaactaaattaattggggtCACCAAAGAATTCAGCCTAAGCAACAGATTTGTTTTGCATACCCATTCAATGCACCAGCCAAGGGCAGATGCTTGAAATATTTCCTCACTAGTTAGTTCTCTCCCATCATTCAACAAACTGTAGCTGTCAATAACAGATAGCCCCCGATTAAGCTTCCCTGCACAGAGAATATCCCATCATTAAGCTGCTGGCAGATACTGTCGGGCTATCAAAGATTGTAAAATAAGTACACAAATAGTTAAGAAGTAGAAACTCAGTCCTACCTCCAGGTACATTGTAGTCCAACATCTGAAGCAAATCATAAGAAGGTATCAGTTACATATAGACCGTTCAAAAATTTTAATAACTACAAAAGAATAAAAGTGAAAAGAAGCTAAGAGTCAGGGTATCTGCAAATTGAAGAACTATAATGAAGATACAAAATTACCGCATCAACAGTACTGAACTGACAATTAGTTATAAACACGAGAAAAACCAACTAGTTTATGCCGAGAGGTGCATCAGAAGATAATCCATGTTGAATTAACACCAAAGGTGGTTATAGAGACCCACCTTTCCCAACTCACAAAGGTAAACCTCTCTTCCTTCCTTCCCCTCTTTGTTTCATAGACCACGACAAAGAGAACCCAACAAGCATACTCCACTACCATAGGCAAGCAAAAGTGCATAGATTCAAGAGTAAAGGTTTATTGGATTCATATGTTCAAGAACATTATAGTTTCTGCTTTCAAGCATGTTTTTAGTGGATGTTTGGCCTAACTTTAAGCTTGCGGAACATTAGCACCAGTCTCCATTTTAGATACATTCTAGTATCGATCCTATGTTAACTGCCTTTTCATTTTCAAATGGTGAGTAAATTTCTTTTTGAAGCATAGACATGTCTTTATGTGTTCATTCTatcacacacacaaaaaaagttCGTTTTGCACCTAAATTCCAGCATAAGCTTTCAAATTCCATTTGATAGAAGATTTGAAAGAAAGCTCTAAACTTTCAACAATTTTAATCTAGTCCATGTCAGGAATAAAAGTCAGATGTTCTTTTTTGTCACTAGTGAATTTAAACCTGAGACCTCAGGGTTGTCAACCCACTTCGTTGACCACTAAGTCACACCCTTGGATGCGAAGTGTTGAACTATGCATCAAGTTGTTTTCTTTTAGTTTCCATAAACCAATATTCGGACTACTCtttaactactccctccgtcccaatttaagtgtcttagtttgtcATGGAGTTTAATGAATAAATAgaaatttttgaatcttgtggtcctaaattaaagacATGTAAAATGTACTGGaatgtcctttgaatcttgtgattaggAATTTGCCAAGTAACATGTTTCAATTGTCAACTTACAAAATTTAGATAGAGGCGCCttttttgggacagaccaaaaaTAAAAGTAAGAAACTTAAATCAGGACGGATGGAGTGATATACTCTAAAAACTAAAGAATGAGACAAAAGATGAGAAAGATACATACAAGGATAACAACTAAGAAAGCCAAAACACAAAGACACTAGTAAAAATACCCAAAGTAAATCAAGATTCATCAACAGAAACTTTAACACATGTAATGCACCAAATGGATCTACATTCACATACagacaaaataagaaaaaaagaagaaataccCTGTCAACCCATTGGCGAGCATCATCAGTAAATTCAAAATCAGGGTCATTAAGCAACTCAGATTTGAGAACAGAGTACACTTCCAAAAACTTGGCCTTGAGATCACTCATTGTTACACAGACAGAGAAAGAGAtagtgtttgtgtgtgtgtgttggttaAGTTGCAAGGAATAAGGAGATCTGAGGGTCGTTAAACACTAGGAAGTCATCTGTGTATATTTATATAGGAAAAACAAGCGCAGTATTTTGCTGAATTATAATTGGAGTCATACAAGTACAATATTGGCAGGCAGGCAGCCACCACTCAcatgtttttttgtttgttttttgggGTGATTCGGTGtgatggataagcaaaaatagtcttgggataaaaatttagtatcATCTAATCCCATgtttgattgagataaaagtacgggataatccgggattagttattccgtTATTAGAGTGTTATTTTATCTACATAAAAGGTGGAATAACAATCCCGAAATTAGTGATTCCGGGATAACTTGTTCCCAACCAAACAAGCCCTTAGATTATATTATATACTCTCTCTGGTCTGTGTCCTATAGagatttggacatgcaatttagaCTTTAAATTTAGTCTAATTTGGAGACTCGAAAAAAGAAAAGATTTAAAGACAACTGACATGGTATTTGGTGCTAGATAAGGCACTGCCGGCTTTCCTATTATTTTATTTCGAATTCGATACATATTATGCATAAATATTTTAAAGTATGTACACTTGTACTGAATTCATATCCGACAATTACTTCCTCCCTTTTATTTTATGTTGGGGGGTTTGCGTATGAGGATCAAATTATTTAATTTGGACATAAATTCTTCATATTGtttaaataaaattatatatttgaaagctacatatataatatagtacTACAAATTACAATATCTAAtacttcaaaatatttttaaaagggATAATAGAACTTTTGGTCCCTAAAATATTGGtaaattttgattttgttcattGTAATATATAATTCAacatatttaatttttaatttaattgGATGTGTATTTTTGATTCCTATATGCAGGAAATATATCATATTTGGACTATTTTTAGAACTATATTACCGTCAAATATGAAGTAACACAGTAACTGTACAAGCTAAACGTAACACACAGGTAACTACGTGATGGAATAGCTAATAAGTATGATAAATCTCTAAATATTCACAAGCAAAGGGGTCAACTGTGCACATTTTAATGAATTGAACGATTAAATATATTTAATCAAACATCACAAAAATTCAAATCAAAATTTATTAATAATTGAGGAATCCAAACGTTATTAACTCTCTAAAAGTATTTAAGAATTTATTGTAGAAAATAATTCCCTTTAACTCTTTAAATAGTATAATACCACATTAAATCGAATTTGGAATATTGGAAGTATCTAGGAGGTACCAAGAGTTTAGAGAGTTGAACAATGCTCCATAATtagtactctctccgtctcataataagtcTCATCTTAGACAAAAAATTATCTCGTAATAAATGTCAtcttaggaaaccaagacataaattgactagtttttttcaattctacccttAGGCAAAAAGTGActagttaaagtaacatctaaatgatgattaaaAAAGTCACATAGTAACTTGATATTATTGAATTTCCAATGTCAAAAGGATTACTACTCATGCATGTTCTAATCAAaagaaaagtaatttatttttattatataaggaTAATTTAGTAAACTTCATATTGCATTAGTAGTTTCTTAATATGTCTGTTTTTAGCGaatgtgacacttattatggaacggaaagagtaattttttaattttttttaagacaCTGTCACAGTTGTCAAAGTAGAATATATGAAAGTTGGAGCGATCAATTTCGACGtgatttaagaaaatatctttctCTTTTTTAATAGATGGGTCCCAATATTAGTTACAGTGGTGTCACGAGTTTGGCAATCTGCATTATGCACCACTACTCTTATTGCCACATGACAAATAGTAAGTCCCTTTTCTTttattagagcctgtttggaaagtcacctggtaattggaattggtgtaaccTAGTAATTACACACAATATTATAGTTATAATGACTTGTTTATTTGTTATAATATAATTATAGTGTAATTACAAGCATGTTATTTAGTTGcataagtgtaattacacagttaatttaattttaaaataacatttgattataaaaaatttaaaattaatatttaaaaaatacgtgcatttataaatgatattaaattagttatttaataatacactttttcttgaaaatatgttaatttaataatcatatatttgtagctaatattgtaaaaaataattgatatataatttcaaattaataatattttaattttaattgattacaacaacaacaacaacaacaacccagtgaacatcgtggggtctggggagggtagagtgtacgcagaccttactcctaccaattgattataaaacttaaaagcatacctttttggtgagaacatcatgggattggatgtttgacaaaaaaaaatatttataaatataatgccataacattattcaaatgtttgacaacaattctatcaactgtaagtgaaaaataaacaacatgcaatgtgaaataacaaatCAATAGTACTaaagtaaatatttttaaaatcgaaaatataacccaaattcaaaatccaaaagaaaaaaatttaacataatactcttatgtcaaattcctacgttacataagtaagtttcaacgtaatataagtaaatactcctataataCAAAATAAAGGGAaactataagtctataacctcattcacaacgaaattctattttaataacgtcactcattatatgccaagtttgttaatgactcattctttctaatattaagagatgtagtttcaaaaattagaatattaacacggccgtgctaaatgaataaaataaaataaaataaaaaatacaagcaattacatggaaccacaagaagtaaaggttgccaatgagaagaaaggaaatgaaatataaatactataaaaagaaatatatttttaaaaaataaaaataattaaataaaaattaaaaagacataaaataatagaaatgaaaataaattagaaaataaaataaaataaaaataaattaaataatataaataaaaaataaactaaaaaagaaaagaaattaaaataaaataaaataaaaaagaaataaacgaAAAGATAACCCTGTAATTATCAGCCCcctgagaattggagagtgtaattacaccctctcaattacacaaaattcccacctaactgtgtaattacctgaTCAAACAAACAAGCCAAACTGTGTAGTTACattcaattacacccaattccaattacctaagtggctttccaaacaggcccttagtgtATCACTCTCCGGTGACCTTTCAGATTTTTGCCTTTAGTttttttattactccctccgtttctaTTTATGCGAAGGTGTCTAACCGAACgcataagttaaaaaaaaaaaaaaaaaaaaaaaaaaaaactttgaaatTTATAGTCTAAAATAAGTTATAGAAATTTTTTAtggctataaattattttttaaagacaAAATAAGAAGTTTGAAgttaaattattatttaaatatAAAACGATATTGTTTTGTTTTTCAAATTGGATAAATAGGAAAGAGGATAGTATTTTATTAATTATTGattaaactagtcaaataatataAGTGGCAGTCCAACTCGTCTTGCTTGACCTTGTGGGAGGTGGGCACAACCTTATTTGGAAGTTGGTCACCTTCAGTTAGGCTTGCACTCGTTGTTGGaatattaattttttaaatttaaacttAAGATAGATATCAATGACTCTTTCGAAATAGATCAAATCAATGGAAATCGAATATTTTGATTGATTATTAGGATTTTAGTTAAATTATAGGTttcaatataacttataattgtaccaaaggattagggtaagtttttaattttattaaaaaaatcaaaaatatatcttcaaacaaatttatattttttatattaaattataaaaaggaaaaggtgtaaatatacccctcaactttgcgatttagagcatatATATTCCTTGTTACAAAAATAATGCATATATACCCTGTCGCTTGTTAAAAAAATAGCGCATATATACCCTGCCGTTACACAAATGACATAAATATACTCTTTTCGTTAAAgggatttttttaaagaaatcatTTAGTTTGTTTATGAAGTAAAAAAAAGTCCAGTGACctttaaaaaataagtttgtccatctttttaaaaaatatttgtggATCACTTTGAGCAATATATCAACTCAATTTTAAgataaattaaaataaatgaaTTGGACCAATCATATTTTTGTGGGCTAATTTTAGCACCACGAGTAATGAACTCAATCCTGATTGCGGTTACTTGTTGGAGTTGTGTCTTTAAAAAGTttcaaaatggaagaaattcattgGCTGACAAATTTGAGTGGACTGcagacccttttttttttttcttctgctcAGTTATGTTGCTGGGGAAATCTTAAGGTGTTGGATCTTCAATTATATGGGTCGAGTTTTAAGCATGGATATATTATTTGGGACAGgtcttttattttaaaataatatcTTTTAATAAAATGATTGTAATTTTTTGGTGAAATTGGCCAAATAATTGCAAAAATAATATTACATGAAGCACAGTAAAAGTTGAGTAATTTTATTGTTAGAAAAATAAGTTTGATAATTTACGGAAAATATTGTCAAAAATAACCTTGTGTAATGTAAAGAATAAATAAATTATCCCATCTCATCTTCAATTCTCATTTAAAGGCTGATTTATTGTTGATTTAAATAGTCATGTTCGTGACTGATTAGGTTCCTTTTAATGGTTGAGTTAATGACTCTTTAATCCTCTTTGACCCCCAACCTTCTTAGTGAATTACAATATTGAAAAAACatcccctcttcttcttcttcttcttcagagtTCTTCTTTTCCTTCTGTTTTCTGGGCAATTCAGTTTGTGCAAACTCCAACTTTTAACCACTATTGCAAGTGTTTGGGAGTGCTGGGAAACCTTGGAGAGCGACCGAATTAAACAATTTGCACTGGAGTCGGTCCGAAATCGCTTTTAAGGAAGTAGCTTGCCACG carries:
- the LOC132636283 gene encoding farnesyl pyrophosphate synthase-like; translated protein: MSDLKAKFLEVYSVLKSELLNDPDFEFTDDARQWVDRMLDYNVPGGKLNRGLSVIDSYSLLNDGRELTSEEIFQASALGWCIEWLQAYFLVLDDIMDGSHTRRGQPCWYKLPKVGMIAVNDGILLRNHITRILKNHFRPKPYYVDLLDLFNEVEFQTASGQMIDLITTLVGEKDLSKYSLPIHRRIVQYKTAYYSFYLPVACALLMAGENLDKHVDVKNILIDMGIYFQVQDDYLDCFADPEVLGKIGTDIQDFKCSWLVVKAVELCNEEQKKLLYENYGKDDPACIAKIKTLYNDLKLEEVFLEYEKKSYEKLTSSIAAHPSKAVQAVLHSFLGKIYKRQK